The window TCCAATACAATAATCGGTGTCTCCTTTTTGGAAACCCCATACCCGCGGTGGAAATCCAATCGAAAAGCGTTCAACCCGCATTCCGAAAAACTTTGCTGCTAAAAAGTGTCCAAGTTCATGAATAAAAACGAGGATCATCAGCGCTCCGCCAAAAATGAGGAGCGTATTTAATAAGCTTAAAAACCAGTCCATGTAAATTATTTAATAATTGTATGCGCGTAGCTTCGCGTCTCTTTGTCGATTTCTTTTAACGTCTCTGTGTTCAAACTATCATTCAATACGATGTTAGCCAAACTTTCTTTTACAATTTCAGGGATGTGAATATAACCAATTTCTTTGTTCAAAAATCGCTCTACGGCAACTTCATTTGCAGCATTTAAAACGGCAGGTGCGTACCCTCCCTTCGAGATACTATCCATTGCTAATCTAACACAGGGAAACTTATCAAAATCAACGGGTTCAAAGGTGAGGTTTTGCGCTTCATTCCAATTCATTCTCGGGGTATCTAAGGGGAACCGATCAGGGTAACTCAACGCATAAATTATAGGCACTTTCATATCCGGTAAACCCAGCTGTGCTTTACTGGATCCGTCTATAAAAGTAATCATGGAATGGATGATACTTTGGGGATGAATGACGGGCTGAATTTTTTCTACGGGAAGATCAAAAAGCCAGTGTGCTTCTATGATTTCCAGGCCTTTGTTCATCATGGTTGATGAGTCGATGGTAATTTTTGCTCCCATGTTCCAGTTGGGGTGATCAAGAGCTTGTTCAACAGTAACCTGTTGCATCTGCTCTTTGCTGAACTCCCGAAAAGGTCCGCCACTTGCTGTAATGATAATCTTTTCGATGTCATCCATCGACTCCCCCACCAAACATTGCAGCATGGCGCTATGTTCAGAATCTACCGGAATGAGCTGAGCCTCAGATTTTACGAGTTCGGCCATAATCAACTCTCCCCC of the Gracilimonas sediminicola genome contains:
- a CDS encoding 1-deoxy-D-xylulose-5-phosphate reductoisomerase codes for the protein MKKQKLAILGSTGSIGTQTLEIARQHPDKFEIVALTAHSNWELLAEQVHEFNPAYVLISNEEYYTNLKQAVSGTKVMSGAEHLPAIASLPEVDTVLNSLVGFAGFESTLEAIRSGKKVALANKESLVVGGELIMAELVKSEAQLIPVDSEHSAMLQCLVGESMDDIEKIIITASGGPFREFSKEQMQQVTVEQALDHPNWNMGAKITIDSSTMMNKGLEIIEAHWLFDLPVEKIQPVIHPQSIIHSMITFIDGSSKAQLGLPDMKVPIIYALSYPDRFPLDTPRMNWNEAQNLTFEPVDFDKFPCVRLAMDSISKGGYAPAVLNAANEVAVERFLNKEIGYIHIPEIVKESLANIVLNDSLNTETLKEIDKETRSYAHTIIK